A stretch of the Arachis stenosperma cultivar V10309 chromosome 6, arast.V10309.gnm1.PFL2, whole genome shotgun sequence genome encodes the following:
- the LOC130932777 gene encoding 5-methyltetrahydropteroyltriglutamate--homocysteine methyltransferase yields the protein MASHIVGYPRMGPKRELKFALESFWDGKSSAEDLKKVAADLRASIWKQMADAGIKYIPSNTFSYYDQVLDATATLGAVPPRYGWTGGEIGFDTYFSMARGNATVPAMEMTKWFDTNYHFIVPELGPEVKFTYASHKAVEEYKEAKALGVETVPVLIGPVSYLLLSKPAKGVEKTFSLLSLLPKVLAVYKEVIADLKAAGATWIQFDEPTLVLDLDAHKLQAFTDAYAELAPVLSGLNVLIETYFADIPSETYKTLTSLNGVTAYGFDLVRGTQTIDLIKGGFPSGKYLFAGVVDGRNIWANDLAGSLSTLHALEGIVGKDKLVVSTSCSLLHTAVDLVNETKLDDEIKSWLAFAAQKVVEVNALAHALAGHKNEAFFSANAAAQASRKSSPRVTNEAVQKAAAALKGSDHRRATNISARLDAQQKKLNLPILPTTTIGSFPQTPELRRVRREFKAGKISEEEYVTSIKEEIRKVVELQEELDIDVLVHGEPERNDMVEYFGEQLSGFAFTVNGWVQSYGSRCVKPPIIYGDVSRPKPMTVFWSSAAQSMTKRPMKGMLTGPVTILNWSFVRNDQPRSETTYQIALAIKDEVEDLEKAGINVIQIDEAALREGLPLRKSEQAHYLDWAVHAFRITNVGVQDTTQIHTHMCYSNFNDIIHSIIDMDADVITIENSRSDEKLLSVFREGVKYGAGIGPGVYDIHSPRIPPTEEIADRINKMLAVLEKNILWVNPDCGLKTRKYTEVKPALTNMVAAAKLIRNELAK from the exons ATGGCTTCGCATATTGTTGGATACCCTCGCATGGGCCCCAAGAGAGAGCTCAAGTTCGCTCTTGAGTCCTTCTGGGATGGCAAGAGCAGCGCCGAGGATTTGAAGAAGGTTGCTGCTGATCTCAGGGCATCCATCTGGAAACAGATGGCAGATGCCGGGATCAAGTACATCCCCAGCAATACTTTCTCTTACTACGACCAGGTTCTGGATGCCACTGCCACCCTTGGTGCCGTCCCTCCCCGTTATGGCTGGACCGGCGGTGAGATCGGGTTTGACACCTACTTTTCTATGGCCAGGGGTAACGCCACCGTCCCTGCAATGGAGATGACCAAGTGGTTCGACACCAACTA CCACTTCATTGTCCCTGAGTTGGGCCCCGAAGTGAAGTTCACATATGCCTCCCACAAGGCAGTTGAAGAGTACAAGGAGGCCAAGGCG CTTGGAGTTGAAACTGTCCCAGTCCTCATTGGCCCAGTTTCATACTTGTTGCTCTCCAAGCCTGCCAAGGGTGTTGAGAAGaccttctctctcctctcacTTCTTCCCAAGGTCCTCGCTGTCTACAA GGAAGTCATTGCTGACCTTAAGGCAGCTGGAGCTACATGGATCCAATTTGATGAGCCTACCCTTGTGTTGGACCTTGATGCTCACAAGTTGCAAGCATTTACTGATGCATATGCAGAACTTGCACCTGTTCTCTCTGGCTTGAATGTTCTTATTGAGACCTACTTTGCTGACATCCCTTCTGAGACATACAAGACCCTTACATCTCTGAATGGTGTCACTGCATATGGATTTGATTTGGTCCGTGGAACTCAGACTATTGATTTGATCAAGGGTGGATTCCCCAGTGGAAAATACCTCTTTGCTGGAGTTGTTGATGGAAGGAACATTTGGGCTAATGATCTTGCTGGTTCTCTCAGCACACTGCATGCTCTTGAAGGCATTGTCGGCAAAG ATAAGCTTGTTGTATCCACCTCCTGCTCACTTCTTCACACTGCTGTTGATCTTGTTAATGAGACCAAGTTGGATGATGAGATCAAGTCATGGCTAGCTTTTGCAGCCCAAAAAGTTGTTGAAGTAAATGCTTTAGCTCATGCATTGGCTGGTCACAAGAACGAG GCCTTCTTCTCTGCCAACGCTGCCGCCCAAGCTTCAAGAAAGTCATCCCCAAGAGTGACCAATGAAGCTGTTCAGAAGGCT GCTGCTGCATTGAAGGGTTCTGACCATCGCCGTGCCACTAACATTAGTGCCAGATTGGATGCTCAACAAAAGAAGCTTAACCTTCCAATCCTCCCAACTACCACCATTGGATCCTTCCCTCAGACCCCCgagttgaggagggtgcgccgTGAATTCAAGGCTGGAAA GATCTCTGAGGAAGAATATGTTACATCAATCAAGGAGGAAATCCGCAAAGTTGTTGAACTCCAAGAagagcttgatattgatgtctTGGTCCATGGAGAGCCTGAG AGGAATGATATGGTTGAGTACTTTGGAGAGCAGTTGTCAGGTTTTGCCTTCACTGTTAACGGGTGGGTGCAATCCTATGGATCTCGCTGTGTGAAGCCACCAATCATTTATGGTGATGTGAGCCGCCCCAAGCCAATGACAGTCTTCTGGTCATCCGCTGCTCAGAGCATGACCAAACGCCCAATGAAGGGAATGCTTACTGGCCCAGTCACCATTCTCAACTGGTCCTTTGTCAGAAACGACCAGCCAAG ATCGGAGACCACCTACCAGATTGCTTTGGCCATCAAGGATGAAGTCGAAGACCTTGAGAAGGCTGGCATTAATGTTATCCAAATTGATGAGGCTGCTTTGCGTGAGGGTCTCCCATTGAGGAAGTCAGAGCAAGCTCATTACTTGGACTGGGCCGTCCACGCCTTCAGAATCACCAACGTCGGTGTTCAGGATACCACCCAG ATCCACACCCACATGTGCTACTCCAACTTCAACGATATTATTCACTCCATCATTGACATGGATGCTGATGTTATCACCATTGAGAACTCTCGTTCTGATGAGAAGCTTCTTTCAGTGTTCCGTGAAGGAGTTAAGTATGGTGCCGGTATTGGCCCAGGTGTGTATGACATCCACTCCCCAAGGATTCCACCAACCGAGGAGATTGCCGACAGGATCAACAAGATGCTTGCAGTGCTGGAGAAGAACATCTTGTGGGTCAACCCTGACTGTGGTCTCAAGACCCGTAAGTACACTGAGGTGAAGCCAGCCCTCACCAACATGGTTGCTGCTGCCAAACTTATCCGCAACGAGCTTGCCAAGTGA